A stretch of Babesia bigemina genome assembly Bbig001, chromosome : III DNA encodes these proteins:
- a CDS encoding N2227-like family protein, putative, translating to MDKFSREEREEYQHFVNVVYAFLSYRNDGSIDAERIYRSMQMLSADDRELLIEQPGVRVMKIIHALIKNQSFINTMLSCLSGCNINDEADDYDPMAPDQSPQSSEGGDPDKERLMDNLRKVVRNAPFWQMPKEVADSEIVPTQDQEILSRNAHWVRTTLRQFVRDWSEEGAEEREQAFAPLLESLQRHVPIDNPEKPPRVLCPGCGLGRLPYEAVRLGYDSQGNEFSSFMLIGAYFATNYMTKKNCFKLYPYCLSTSNRVKHEDQMFTCHLPDVAPAEHDMKRDFSMCTGEFTDVYATVETPFDAVLTCFFLDTAKNAIEYIRTCARALRRGGLWANIGPLLYHYADFNHNSVEFSWEELRKIISTWFDFVREEWRDANYTSNKRSMMKTNYKCIYFEAIRNDVEEKKANSTEPFVFVGNVATVGAEERGSGSIPYHVAFHVKNNCAKNDRHGDIIAYVIARGGPRFHWRATAFVDSSTHQAPRHRTGPVFAQRWKYTRVTLLKDTPHVGKAGEVAIVNRNYAFNYLVPFGFARYTTRAELIGIVLDTEYKEALANVRKSSAVHMKARFGNDTVLPFETPAQSDGSNLLVSPLLPIDIIDKMREKKLLLAVDMLREQDIKILTDTGTITEFGVYKVQLNVDPEIDIQITADVKEKPLDTSFLKDVVPSESSQEPPSD from the exons ATGGATAAGTTTTCGCGGGAAGAAAGGGAAGAATACCAGCACTTTGTAAACGTTGTGTACGCGTTTCTGTCGTACAGGAACGATGGATCTATCGATGCGGAACGCATATATAGGTCTATGCAGATGCTATCTGCTGACGACAGGGAGCTGCTCATCGAGCAGCCCGGCGTTCGCGTGATGAAGATCATTCACGCACTCATCAAAAATCAGAGCTTCATCAACACCATGTTGAGCTGCTTGTCTGGATGCAATATAAACGACGAAGCTGACGACTATGATCCCATGGCTCCAGACCAATCCCCCCAAAGTAGCGAGGGTGGCGATCCCGATAAGGAGCGTCTGATGGACAACCTAAGGAAGGTCGTCAGGAATGCGCCTTTCTGGCAGATGCCGAAGGAAGTCGCCGACTCAGAAATCGTGCCGACGCAAGACCAAGAAATTCTCTCAAGAAACGCACACTGGGTCAGAACAACGCTGCGACAGTTCGTCCGCGACTGGTCGGAGGAGGGCGCCGAGGAGCGCGAGCAAGCGTTTGCGCCACTACTGGAAAGCCTGCAGCGGCATGTGCCGATCGACAACCCGGAAAAGCCACCGAG GGTACTGTGCCCtggatgtgggctgggaCGGCTGCCGTACGAAGCTGTGCGGCTCGGGTACGACAGCCAGGGAAACGAATTCTCGTCGTTCATGCTAATTGGGGCGTATTTTGCAACCAACTATATGACCAAGAAGAACTGCTTCAAACTGTACCCTTACTGCCTCTCGACAAGCAACCGGGTCAAGCACGAGGACCAAATGTTCACCTGCCACCTGCCGGACGTGGCGCCGGCAGAACACGATATGAAGCGTGACTTCAGCATGTGCACAGGAGAATTCACGGATGTATACGCCACTGTGGAGACGCCATTCGATGCAGTCTTGACATGTTTCTTTCTCGACACGGCCAAAAACGCAATCGAGTACATACGCACATGCGCGAGGGCGCTGCGCCGTGGGGGACTGTGGGCCAACATAGGCCCTTTGTTGTACCATTACGCCGACTTCAACCACAACTCGGTCGAGTTTTCATGGGAGGAGCTCAGGAAGATCATCTCGACATGGTTCGATTTCGTGCGCGAGGAGTGGCGAGACGCAAACTACACGTCTAACAAACGCAGCATGATGAAGACTAACTACAAGTGTATATACTTCGAGGCCATACGCAACGACGTGGAG GAAAAGAAGGCGAACAGCACGGAGCCTTTTGTATTTGTAGGTAATGTAGCAACCGTGGGAGCCGAGGAACGCGGAAGCGGCTCCATTCCGTACCACG TGGCCTTCCACGTCAAAAACAACTGCGCCAAGAATGATAGACACGGCGATATTATCGCCTACGTGATCGCTCGGGGTG GACCCAGATTCCACTGGCGTGCAACGGCGTTCGTGGATTCGTCGACACATCAGGCACCTCGGCACAGGACCGGTCCCGTATTCGCCCAGCGCTGGAAATACACGAGAGTCACACTCCTCAAAGACACGCCGCATGTGGGCAAAGCAGGCGAAGTTGCCATCGTCAATCGCAATTACGCTTTCAATTACCTCGTGCCCTTCGGATTCGCCAGATACACAACACGCGCCGAACTGATAGGGATCGTGCTCGACACGGAATACAAGGAAGCGCTAGCGAATGTCAGGAAGTCCAGCGCGGTGCACATGAAAGCGAGGTTTGGAAATGACACAGTGCTGCCATTTGAAACTCCAGCGCAGTCAGATGGGTCTAACCTGCTCGTCTCACCGCTCCTTCCCATCGATATCATCGATAAGATGAGGGAAAAGAAACTGCTGCTGGCTGTAGACATGCTAAGAGAGCAAGATATTAAAATCCTGACTGATACGGGGACCATCACCGAATTCGGCGTGTACAAGGTCCAATTGAACGTGGACCCAGAAATAGATATCCAAATCACTGCTGACGTTAAGGAGAAG